The DNA region aGTATATCATAACGTCCAGTGCTCAGGTTTTCTCATCCCATTAAATACCCCTTAATACTCTATGGAAAAATATGTTGAAAGCTGTTGATGTTTCATTAAAATAACAGGCCAGGGTAGTTGAACATAGTATTGTTTGATGAAgtaacttaattatatattttaaattacgaTAAATTGTAAACAAACTTCAAATGTTTAATACATGGAAAAAATTAATCACACGTTGAAattgatgtatatataataatttgagtTTACAGTAAGAGGTCAAAAGCTTTTAATTGTAGCTCACTCAAACAACCCTAGATGATTGCCAATACAAAGAGTAGAATATCTGACACCAACAAGGAGcaccaagaaaataaataaataaaaagaccagaaaatgattattataaaaaaccaAAAGGAACTGCAACTGCCTAAGATtccactaataaattaatatttgaaatggGTGGTCCAACATCTACGAAGTAGATCACCGTCATATTGCATTACCACTTGGTAAATAAATGGCAAcatatagtaaataaatataaaaaaaaaaaactgcgcGTGCACATGAACAGGAGCAGTGAACATCGTCGTACTGTGTGACCTTTTCCAccttcttttatttctattgactttatttattttgcagTGCACACCAAAAAGCAAAAagcaaaaatcaaaagaccaaaaaaccccactactcaattttttttatttatttaatcgtATTCCATTATTACAATGGGCtattttttctctataaattcGATCCCTGAATCCCTTCAAAACCTCTTCCCCTTCTCATCTTATCCTCCTCCTAAAAATTGGTCAAAATCTATCCTATCTCTTTGCATATTCTTTcttatcatcatcttcttctctcTTGCCTCCAGAATTGAAAAGTTCTTCCTCTGCCCATAGTCTTTGACACCCTTTTCCAAtctctagtttttttattttcttccctcTATAATTATCTCCTTCACAAACCTTCTATCCCTCATAACATCAATTACCACAAACCCAAGCCTTGTACCTCTCAAAGTTTGATTCTTTTCTCTTGCCCAAAGCGATTTGGATTGCTATAATTCTTGTTCGTACTACATGTTATGCAGTCATGAATGATTGAGAGACAACACAAATGTCTTCCCCAGTGATCAGCGAGATCCTCCTCTCTGGCTTCACCATAAACTCTTCCCTAAGACGCAGGACACACTTGGTGCAATCTTTCTCAGTTGTTTTCCTCCACTGGTTCTACGTTTTCTCATGAACTAAATTAACTGACCTCGTACATAGGAGTATAAACATAGTACTCGTGTTCTTTTTTCAATACTACATCACATTCAAATCATTAAATCTAGCTAGCAAATTagagttattatttattatcattgCACAAATTAAATAGCATACTAGTACATGGCTTCTCCTGGTGGAAGTGGGACCTATTCATCTGGTTCAAGTTCTCTTCAAAACTCTGGTTCTGAGGGAGACAGAGACATCATggaacagaggaagaggaagagaatgCTATCCAATAGGGAATCGGCACGTAGATCGAGGATGAGGAAACAGCAGCACCTGGAAGGTCTCAGTGCCCAATTGGATCAGCTAAAAAAGGAGAACACCCAAATGAACACAAACATAGGCATCAGCACGCAGCTGTACCTCAACGTGGAAGCTGAGAACGCGATTCTGAGGGCTCAAATGGAAGAACTGAGCAAGAGATTGAACTCTCTGAACGAAATGATAAGTTTGATTaactccaccaccaccaccaacaactGCTTGATGTTCGATGAGGCACAGGAGACTACGACTCAGTTGTTCAATGATTGTGGCTTCATGGATGCTTGGAATTACGGAATACCACTCAATCAACAAATCATGGCTTACGCTGACAATGACATGTTGATGATGTATTGATtggtgaaattaattttgagttgGAGTTTTTGTGAATCCTGGTGCTAATCCTTTGTAACACAACTACAACACGTGTTTGTTGTctcttgttttaatttgtttttttgtttttgtttttcttgtaatAAGTAATGTCTATTGTTTTCAGTTTATGTTATGTTTAGGGTTGTCTTTGTGTATTTTAAGAGGGGTTATTTTTTCTTCtcgaaaatgtaaaaaatcgAGCTTTTATTTTCCATGTAGTAGTATATGTGATTTTCGTGAATTTCCACTCATATCAATTAAATCTCCAGCTTATGCATAGTATAATATTCCATATTTGttatgatatttaaaaataaaaaatatttctagacATTATTCATTCCTAGAAAGTAGTTTATATTGTATTTTCCTTTTCAAGACGACGGTTGAAAAAACCATATTTCTCATGGGAACctggaaaataatttttcaactcAATTATAACTTctactctattttttattttaatttttaaaaatattttagaaatattaaaatttaaccaaacatttttaaatatatccaAAAATAACATTCTTACTTATAATATTcttgaaaatatgatttttgagattaaaatataatatcttgatacaaacactttattattattattattattattattatttaataagataGAGTCACATTTGATTCGTTGCTGTTTCGAAATAAGCAAAATATAAACAAGAATCACTCTTCATCTGACTAATCACGTTTTCATGTGACAGTATGTTCGTCTTTAAGCTTGagataataaaaacaattaaaaaaatgttgttgacAAGGTATATAAAATTtcctcaaagaaaaaaaaagcatatatattagtaagaagtttataataaaaaagcGTGTATATTATTGTCAATTTGTCACAATGAACAGACAAATGACGTATGTCATATAAACAAAACTTTAAAACCAATCACAATCAGTTAATGTGcaacttctttttattaattgtaaAGGGGGAAATAATAAAGTCGGTGGATGCTTAGATCTTTTAATTTAGGAAAAGAGACAATTGTTTCATTTcatatgatatttttcttattctttcatttcatttcatataTGATACTATAATGATACATTTGTAACTTGTAAgcacaaaaaataatgatacaTTTGTACCGTTTCCTAAAATCCAAGTGTTAATTTGTGCATGTGAATATAATATTTGCATTATTGCTGATGCATGCTTTCAATGCTGAAGAGAATAATCGGGGAAAGAtatataat from Glycine soja cultivar W05 chromosome 8, ASM419377v2, whole genome shotgun sequence includes:
- the LOC114421708 gene encoding bZIP transcription factor 11-like — its product is MASPGGSGTYSSGSSSLQNSGSEGDRDIMEQRKRKRMLSNRESARRSRMRKQQHLEGLSAQLDQLKKENTQMNTNIGISTQLYLNVEAENAILRAQMEELSKRLNSLNEMISLINSTTTTNNCLMFDEAQETTTQLFNDCGFMDAWNYGIPLNQQIMAYADNDMLMMY